TTTAATACTCTTTACTCAAAAAAGTAACTCCCAAAGCTTTGAATCTTTACCTCGCTCTGCTTTGCAGAATCTTTAAGTTCAGTAGAGTCTGAAGGCGCTCTGCGATGAGCTCTCACACGAGACTGAACACGAACAAGAGCTTGCATACACCTGAGCGTAACAGCCGCTTGTTTCCTAACTTGTCTACCACGAAATATCGCCTGGATTCTCACTACAGCCTTCAAAGCTCTAAACGCCTGTCTTGCCTGAACAAAAAAGCAAAACACAGAGAgctttttaagataaaaagagAATCAGAGACATAACGGTGAGCCAATAACTATACCAGGAAAGCACGAAAAGCAGCTTGGATTCTTGTAGAAGCCCATTCTCTCTTAACCAGTAAGAAATCCTTGGGAGGAGCTCGAATGAGAGCTGCCATGGCGACAGCGAAAGCCTCGTCGGCGGAGAAGGAAGGTGGCTCTGAGCCTAGAGAAGAAAGTCCGTAGCTTCCACGGCGGTTGAGGAAACATtctttggaggaggaggaggatgatgtGAAGCTCTCGGATGAAAGCCTCCACAGCTTCCACTTCTTCTTGCTGGTTAACTTCTCCTGCTGCAATAAAGACACAAGACAACATGTTTGTTAAGAGTAGTAGAGAAGAGAAACATTCAAGAGATGTAAGATCGATCACCTGATGATCATCAGCGTGTTTTCTGTGAGATAGTAGTGATTTAATCCAGTTTCCTGACCCGCCCATCGgctaaaaatcgaaactttggCTCGTTGATTCttacaaaaatcaaaactttggaAGCTGTTGGAAAGACTGTTCCTTGGAATTGGGTTTGTGAATGAGATTTTGATGTTGACAAAAGTAGGCAGTGTTAAAAGaggaaagaagagagaaaggacggttttgaaatttgaaattttgaggGAACGAAAGcaatttcttataaaataacggtaaaactttaatttattcttCTTTGGGGGGAAATTAATAACTTTCCTAAAGTTTTGTTAAAACCACTATTGTTTTCCAATTCTATATTTTAACCCCCCCCCACAAGTTAATGGGACAATCCAGAATTTGGGATCGGGCAAGGACTGTTCCAAACTGTTCCAAACTAATCCCACAAGTTTATAGGCCTTTGGAAAATTATTTATGCTAGAATTGGAGATTCCGGATCAACTACAAAACACTATTTTAACGTGAATTTAACACGAAAACTTCTCCAATTTAACTGCaaaaattttatcattttagtgCAACActgaaattttacattgaaTTTGGTGTGACACTATTCACCATACTAaaatactactccctccgtttcattttatttgtcgttctagacttcggcacacggattaataaaacatttaagtttgtatatttactagataaaaacatcattaccaatacacctaaccagatttcaaccaatagaaaaatagtttagaataaaaaatcaataaattttgcattgaaatcataaaacgacacttattttgaaacaaaatttttactctaaaacgacatataatttgaaacggagggagtattcatcatactaaaatattattcacttgttttattaataaaatatatataattaaataaataataaatatataatattataaaatagttttagtgTGAAGTTTAGTGTTATAGTtgaaaaaaacttgttttaagTGTTGAAAAattacactaaaatagtgtGGTCTTGACATTAAAATAGTGTTAGTGGTTGGAGATGTTTTTAGACATTAAAATTAGATCAGATggattatagatttttttattacacaTGATACCTACTACCTAGTATCAAATATATTATAGGTTTTCTAAATATGCAATTTGGCTGACTAATGGCAAAGCTTTTGCGATTTtctaataattcatatatatcgCCTCTAATGTTTTCCTTCTTTTTCCCATCATTTTCTATTTAACTAATCCTTTGTTTTTAGTTCAACTAACAACTAGAAGTAAAAAGTATAGATGTATGTTATATGCGGAAATAAATATCTacgaaaaattataaaaactataagTAAAAAGTATAGATGTATGTCATATGCGGGAATAAATATCTACAAAAAACTAAATTgcaatagtattttttttatttttagcatCAGAAATTTACAGGAAAGAATTGAACCGTTTAcctaaattttaatagtaattaacatttaattttgtttagttttacatattttgtgagttattaaattttgatgtATTAGTGTGCTTGATCTTAAAACAATATTCAACTTTGCGATGATATTTGTTTCTAAAAGCCTTGTTTGATTTTAATCTAGTGCAATTGGTTTCttgtttatatgattattttaattataattttgtattttttgtttgggttttatATTGGGGTTTGTGAATTTTTGTATTTCAAAAATcactaataaaatttataactaataaaattccCAAAACCAAAAATGTTGTTTAAGACCAGCTAAAATTGCAATATTTAAAGTATAACTTTACATTAAAAAATTACACACTAACATAAACTCAACTcaattaaaaatctatttaatgtttaaaaaaacttccttgtaaactttttttttttgtgaagacAAGACtaagtaaaaattatatgcACAACATTCTAAACTGAAATCTTGTTTTTCAAGAAGTAAAACATCATAAGTATTAAAACCTTTAGATGATTATGTTACATGTTATAGCTGTTgactttataaaatatgtaggTAGTTGAGTTATTTGAAAACTTCTTCTATTATATAGTTACTATATTATAttcaatttgatattttatctattCAAAGATGtataaatttctattaaaaaaatgattcaaaCTTGAAATAATTAgttgtttatttatatgaagATATGAACAtcccatatatattttaatatcttaaaaCTATATTTCTAACTAATTCAATATActaattttgtcaaaaaaaaccAATTTTATTCCAATGAATTCCATTAATTATCATTCATTTAGTTCCATTTATTCCATTTATTAACAAGGTTACAGCCTTAGAATTTCTCAAAAGAATCCTTTGGCTTCTTTAGGAGTAAATTGCTTAAAATTAATGCCTAACAATTATACGAAAAATAACTGTTTGAGACTTTTGAAGGTGAAGAGGTATTTTGAAAGAATTTaggaatttgttttttttctttttaagttatactccctccgtttcgaattatttgtcgttttatagtaaaatttttgtttcaaaataagtgtcgtttttcggttttcaatgcaaaatttattgataatattatatattctatttttctattggttgatatatgattatttgtattagtaataatatttttattttgaaaatatgtaaaattaaatatttttttaatttgtgtgtataaatttagaacgacaaataatatgaaacagagggaataggaatttagattatttatttgGAGTTGTATTGTAATTTTGTGAAAGGGTGCCATGTGTCAAAATTTGATAGGTATATTATTTTCGATAAATGTAAATCTTTAATTAGGCTAGGTCAGTTGTCtaacatgtataatatatatctcGGTTTATGCCGTCAAAGAAATAAGCAGAAAGCTTTTCGACTTCAAACTTAATTTTCGGTTGTTTTCAATGGCTGGAAGGGAGTTTTCAGATGAACCAGTTTTTAAGCTGAAACTTCTTGTTGACAAGGAGAAAAACAAGGTTGTCTTGGCTGAGGTTTGTAAGGATTTTGTTGATGTACTCTTTAGTTTTTTGATATTGCCGATGGGTACCATTGTCAGATTGCTGCAGAAATATCAGCAGAATCAAAAGTCATCTCAACCTGCAACAATAGGTTGTTTCAACAATCTCTACAAGAGTGTTGCTGACATGAGCACTGAGGATTTCTTAACCGAGCCTTGTAGGCATATACTTTTGAATCCGATTAATGCGAAAGAGCGGGAATGCAAACGACTTAAAGTTAACATAGATGACACCCCGGCCGCAAAGTACTATAGGTGCCCGAATTTGGAAGCTTCTGATTCATGCTATAGGGCATATAGTAACTTCTGCTCCTTAAAATGCACATGTGGCAAGTTTATGGAAAAGGAGATAAACACAAAGGACGATGATCCTAAAGAAATATTTGTCAGCGGGAGGAAGTCTTTCATCATTTTAGACAATATGGAAGTGGGGTTTTGTTCCATTGCCCTCACCTTGAAGGCACTTAGAGGACTCGGTTATACAGATCTTAATAAGCTGGATGAGATGCTTGTAGAGGTTGGTCACAAAGAGGTAATTACATTTTCATGAAtctatgttttttcttttacatgtTTTGTCCTCTAATAAATGAAAATCCTAATGTAGGTACTAGCTTTGCTGGAATGCTTATTCTCTTCGGATACTCCCTTGACGGATGTGTTCTTGATGAAACGGAGCTCATGTATCATTACAAGGACACATAACATGCCAAACCTAGCCGTGCCAGCTTGTGGTAAAACAAAACCAGATGAGGTACTATCAGTCACTGTTTTTGTTAGGAAGCAGGACAAGAAGGTTCTTTATGCCGAAAGCGGGCAAGAGTTTGTGGATTTACTACTCATGTTCCTGGCTGTCCCTTTGGAGTCATTATGGAAACTATCCGGAGCCAATATTAAACTGGGATGCATTGACACCTTTTATAAAAGCATGAAGAGTTTGAGCTCTAGCGAAGGCACAAGTGTATTGACTTGCAGATCTATGCTTCCTATTAACTATAGTTTCCAGGCACCGCTGCTTGATGTCTGTTGGAAAGATCCTGTTGTGTGGACAGTGTCAGTAAACTTCAGGAGCTATGCTTTGAAACTGATGTATCCAAACTATGATGGAAGTACGGAATCAACAGTTCATGGTAGCAGTGGGCTTGTAAGGAGAGGGACAACGTACATGATTTCAGATGATCTTACCATCTCTCCTACTAACTCGTGTTCAACTATTTGCATACTGAAGAAGTTGAATGTGGGCTTGGATGAGATTGAGGAGCATGTAATCAACATTAGCAAAACAGAGGTATGAATCTAATAACTTTTTTAATAACCAATAGACCTATATTTCTCAATATATTTTGACCTAATATTAAATCTACTAATGCAGGCCATCGGTTTACTCAGAGCTTCACTGATGACATCAACTGCATTGACCACGGCTTTAGGCAGCTTACTCCTAAAGAAGCAAATAGATGAGAAACTCTAAGttatactctctctgtttcaaaatgttatatgttttggtttttttcacacaaattaataaaaatattaaatttaattattaaatacataattttttgtgattatttattttttcatgatTCTAAATCAATacaaattcaataaaatgtaattaatttttttgaagtttgcaattaatcattactattaattaataaaaaaatgtattggAAATTTTTGGAAGTATCTTTATAAAAGGAGTATTTGTTGGAATTGTAAATTCAGGTTTTCAAATCACACCTTcttatatttttgcttttactttttctctttctttgtttcctcttaaataaaacattaagtAACCATGTGTTAGTGGCCGAGTGGTAACGGCCGTCCTGCAAAGTCCACCATTCAAGGGGACGCGGGTACGAATGTCGGCCGTATCGAATGTCACAGCATGGCCACGGAGTGCTTTACGCCACTTAAAGGTATCAGCAAAGGCTGGCTCCGGGCCTAGGGTGATTACGGGCCTTCGGGCCTTGAACATcctagtttaaaaaaaaaaaaaaaaaaaaaaaaaaaaaaataaaacattaagtATGTTGTATAATGAATTATGATaggaattttttaaatattttattttcatctgTGTAAGCTTTAACTTGATCTAAATGTTGAGAAAACCATCACAAGTTAATGGAACACAAATGATTCCAAAATTTGGGTCGGGACGAGTTGGTTTCCACAGTAACCAACCGGGAAGGGTCGGTTCTATACACTCGTTCATCCGATATTTTATCAGATCGAACGGGTCACACTAGTGCACGTCATTTTATCTCTTTCCCGATGCATATTGGTTCAAGATTTTATTACAGGAAGTGGAACCTATAAAAGACAAAGATCAGAAAACGGAACCTAAGAAGATCAATACATAATAGATGGCCGAAGAATCAAAACAAAGCTCTGTTTCTGGTAACACCAACTCTTTGATGATTAGATATGTTAATTAATTTCACGGATTTAGATTTTTATCCTTGTTTCTTATGTTTTACTTGATCGAGTTTAGGGTTTCTATATGTGATTGAATCATGAAGCGTTTGGTTTTCAATGGTTGATTTGAGGGGAATGGTAGAGAACTCTGTTATGATCTCATTACTcgtttatgtgtgtgtgtgtgggatTTTTCAGATGATAAGACGAGTGTGATAGGAAGAAGCAGTAGTAAGGAAGAGAAACAATCAAAGGTTCATGAGAAGGAGACCCATGGAACAAGTGAAGACATCAACGAGAAGACAAGAGTGGATTATGTGAAAGGACCTGGTGTGTTCGGACGTATGAAGGAAGAAGTGGAAGCCATTGTCGATGCAGTTACTCCTCGCAAAAGTTCTGCTGATGACAAGTGATACACAAATCATCACCGTTTTTGTTATTTCTTCTTGTCGCTTGCTGCCTTCGTATCTATCTCTCTGTGTTAGAACAGTAACCAACTCCTTTGCCATCTAATAAAGACACGACCTTTATGATTCTTTGACAAAACCCATATTCATCATCACCAATGTGAGAAAACGGACTAATCTAGCCCAAGTTTGAGTTTTGCAATGTTAGAGCTGTTTTATAACCTTTGGAATTGAATAATCAAACCCCAAAGGTTGTTTGTATATGACAGAAACATATTCTTCTCAATGTTATTACTCATTCAGAGAATGTCTCGATACAGTTGATAACAACAACCAAAAACTATCTTTCGAGGGAATGCATAATAAATCCATATTTTCAGCAAACAGCTTGAAActcaaaaagaaacaaacttgcaAAAGTAGAAATGCAAAAGCTTGAAGCTTTATATGATTCgtttaaagaaaaatgaagaaacagaggaattttatttatttctttttcttgggCTTGGCAATGGATGGGATGTTGGTTAACTTCGGAGAAGAAAAATCAGCGCTAGTTTTGCGGCCATCGAGTAACTTGACAGTCTCGCTGATGCCGACGTTACCAGACAACATCGTCATTAGCTTCTCCTCTGTGAAATCACCCTTCTTCGTCAACCGGTTCTAGAGATGAAACAACAACATTACATCAATTCATTTCGTCGAACACTTGGTGTGCTATTTCAAACAAACTAACCAAAATCAGATCGTGAATTTGTTAAAACTTTATAGATATTACCTGGGAGAGTCTGATGTACTTGGAGATCAACATATCGGTGGTGGAGCGAGGAGCGTCGACAATACCCAGAAATGCTCCTACAGGGGAAGATGAAGTCACACCGGCTGGAGCCAGCGATGATACGGCTGGAGGAGCCGGCTGTGATGCTAAGATCTTCCTGGAGGCAGCCGACGCCGTTCTCAGAACCTTTCCCGCTTTGATCGCCATTTCACTCTCAGCTCTCCGTTCAGATCTCCGTCGTTATGATCCTTTTTTAGTGAAATATAGACTCTTCTTCTTTTAAAACCTTAAACCCTATCACTCTCTTTTACTCGGATTCGTTTTAACTGCGtaacttttaactttttaaCTTTTACCCCCTAACTCTTCCCATAATTTAGCACTCTGGTTTTTTGCTTTTGCGTGAAGTTCAAGTGTTACAAAACTGATCATGAAAACGAGCATCTTCTCCGCCAACTATGGTTCTCCGTTACTTTGCTATGTTTcacaataaatatatagaatatcgtagttttgattaaaaggtaaaaaaacttaacacaataaaaaagaaagagctTCAAAGTTACACTGTCATTTGCAGACCACACCATACATTTCTGTTTTTTGGCTAATTACTCCCAACTAACTATTTTTAATGGTAAATGAAAGAAAGTTAAATATTGTTTTGGTCAGTGTTGGTAAATCAttaagaaaagaagagaatagCAAGCTAATAATAGCCCTATATACTTCACTCTGTGCTTGCTTCCCACAACCCTCAGTTCAATTCCACAATCTCTCCCCGACAACCtgcgacaaaaaaaaacaaaaacaaaaacaaatcttaaaACTATCAGACACCAAAAAGCCTTAAAGCCTCTTCGAGATGGAAGAACattcgagttttttttttttttttaaaagagagagagaagtcgTTTACATCTTTCGTGCAGCTCTTCCGCTAGCAGCAGCATAATCTCAGCCTGTTCTGAGAGTTCTGTCATCCTTTCTCTCTCATCTACAACTCCACTCAGCGCTTCTAATTTGCCGTCTACCTCGTAGAGCTTATAAGCTGCCGTTCCCGAAGCGAGATCAATCTTCTCCTGCGAAACCGTGAGTCCTCCTTGGCTGTTTCCTGTCTGCCTGTGTCTCCCATTCCCCTCTTTCGGTTTCGCTGCAACTGGCGTTCTCATTGCCAAGAAGCTATTATTATTCATCCGATAGAAGTTCTGCGTCTGTTGTTTGAACAAGAACCCAAAGGAGGGGATCAGGAAACCAACACAAAATGGAACGCAAGGATAAAAGTTTTTGCCTTCTTGTTTCACGCAAAGACTTACTCCTGATTTTAACTGGCTAACCTTTTCAAGTTTGCCCTGAGCAGCAAGCCTCCTCAACCTTGAACCCAGTACCCTTTTAAATTGTTCTGGCACTTCATACATTTTTTGCTATTACACAAAACAAAGCCATCATTATCAATGAATTTGATCGTTACCGGTCTAGCTGCTAAGCCAAGAATAAACAGATACCAAACCAAAACAGAGCTAATCATAGTGGTGTAGGTAGGCAATAACTAGGATCAAACTATAACAACAACGAACGAATACTTGAGAGTAATATATGAATATTGCATTGAGAAAATCTTTTATTGTTTAGAAGAGATGGAACTGAAAAATTATGTCAAACCTCGATGAAGTTGAAAATTGTAGTGACATCAGATCCATTAGAATCCTTCAATGCTGAAAGAGCTTCGAATATCATCCCATCATACCTTCATTAAACAAATGGCTCATCAGAACCGTCACAATAATGCAAGTATCAATTTTTTCGTTCTTAAGTGCTGGCTGgctcagagaagaagaaaaagcaaAACCTGGGAGCATTCTTTGCATCAATCAACATGTTACAACTATCACCAATGCTCAAATCAGAAGATCCTCCACTACGAGGAAGGGGAGGAGGAGCAACTGGAGAAGAGGCCGAACTAGGTGTTGGAGTGGTGGCGGCAGCAGCCAGCTGAAAAGCGGCAGCTTTGATTTTTGGTGTCCGTACCTTATCCTTTGACCCTTGAATCTCAGCCGGAACACTTAGATTACGCCATTTATCCtagataacaaaacaaaaaaaacaatcaaacaatcagatttttaagattcttacaaaaaaaacaatcaaacaatCAGATTTTTTAAGATTCCAAAAACTCTTCAAGTTTTCATCTTTCatcaaagaaaatcaaaagtttcaaactttttgCAAATCTGATTagaaaaaccaaaccaaaccaaaccaatcaGTACAACTAGGGTTTCTCCTAAGTTTGGAAGGATCAGTAGTAATTgagaaagttaaataaaaatattacctTGAGGTCGATGTTGGAGCGGAGAGAGAGGACAGTAGAGAAGTCAGGATCGCGGAGGATATTCTTCCACTTACCGGGACCATGCTTCTTGACACCGGCGAGCAACGCATCCTCTTCATCCTCCGTCCACTTGCTCTTCTCTTTTCCCatctctcctcctcttcttcttcttacctcTTTTGTGTATCTACCACTACAAACACAAATCGATTTCGTTATCGTAAACAAAGAATCGGCGCCTCTCCGCCGCCGTCCTTGCTTCCTAAAGCTactgcctttttttttttaatttccaaatccaaattaaaaaaaataaataaaaaatcatgtttttataTCTTTGTGTATCAATCTACGAAGTGGGTTAATATGGTAAGTTTCCCAAATTAAGATGTGAATCGTATAATCTAAAATAGAAAGATTTTGGGTgtaaatgtaataaataaaacatcagGGGTCAAATTATAATTAGGCGAAACTTCTTAAACCCCTTTAAAATTCATAACCTTTCTCTCCAGTCCGCTCCGTCGTCGTCTCCTCCACTCCCTAAGAAATGGCGACAAATCATAGCCCCGATGAAGAAAGCACGCGCCTTTACCACCCTTACCAGAACTACGAGCTCCTCCCCATCAACGCCCATCACCTTTACAAGCTCCCCACCTCTCCCGAGTACCTCTTCACAGAAGAGTCCCTCAAAAAGCGTCGATCTTGGGGAGAGAATCTCACTTTCTACGCAGGCACCGCTTACCTCGGCGGCTCCGTAGCCGGAGCCGCGGCCGGGATCATCTCAGGCGTCAAGAGCTTCGAGTACGGAGACACGGCGAAGATCAAAATCAGCAGGATCCTGAACTCGTCTGGTCACACGGGTCGCTCGGTTGGTTGCAGGATCGGGGCTGTCGGGCTGATCTACGCGGGGGTCGAGAGCGGAGTTGTGGCGTTTGCGGATAGGGATGATGTGTGGACCAGCGTGGCGGCGGGTTTGGGAACAGGGGCGGTGTTTAGGGCGGCGAGAGGGGTGAGGTCTGCGGCTGTGGCGGGTGCGCTTGGAGGAGTGGTGGCTGGTGGGGTTGTGGCGGGGAAGCAGGTTTTGAAGCGGTATGCTCACATTTGAATGAAGAAGAAGGAGTGATCTTTAGGGGGCAAAGCAAGCATATGGGAATATCATAAAAATCACAGCTTTTGTGTGGGGTTTCATATTAGTATAAGTTTTTTATACTGTTTGGTGTTTTGTTTCATCTTTGTACACTATTTGCGTATTGTGATGTCCTTAACCCCTAGTTGTCTGGAATATTAATGATTTGGTATGCGTGTGCTGATAGAGATTTATATGTGCTACAGAAGTACAGATGGAGTGTAGGTTAGGTGACTTGATTCAACAAGGACTAGACAGCTCTTCCATAATCAAAGTGTTTGTTTTCATGAGAccgaaaaaaattgaagtgttTAATTAGGATACAAAAGATAGAATGTCCGACatcaatgatgaacttttgggtGTAGCacgaagtttttttttaagattcttGCTCAAAGTTTCTCATTGTCCTGACGCCTTCTTCTGGTAGAGTATGGGGATGGCATTGGATGCTCACACTTGAGCAAGATCATCAACAGGATATTTTTTCAATGCATCATCCTCTGTTTACATAGCAAACAAAATGATTGAAATAAAGACTCAGGAATCAAagatttataaatcttttaatAGCAGGTTCTGAAGAAACCAACCTGAGAGGAAGATATTGGGGAACGGGGAACCGAGTTGTGAGCACGTGGCACTGACAATATTCTATCGGAGTCATCTTCGTCATGAACCACCGAACTGTGAGCACGTGGCACAGAGAATATTCTGTCGTCGTCATGGTCCTCTGTTGCAATCTCCCTTAGCTTGCTCAGTGCAGGCAACAGAACGGTAGCAAGATCAGGTCTGTCCCTTTTCCGCAGCTCACAGCACTGTAAAGCCAATTTTGCTAGCACCTGAGTCTCCTCTTCAGGCCAGTCTGATATTTTGGGATCCAAAACTTCtctgagtctctttctctcaagCGCTTTCTCTACTCTGTGACTTAATCCCATCGCTGGCATAGCCGTGAGGATTTGCAGAAGCACCACACCGAATGAGTACAAGTCAGACTTCACTCCAAGCATTCCCGTTTGCTGGTACTCAGGGTCAATGTAACAGAACGTACCT
The Raphanus sativus cultivar WK10039 chromosome 1, ASM80110v3, whole genome shotgun sequence DNA segment above includes these coding regions:
- the LOC108844274 gene encoding uncharacterized protein LOC108844274 is translated as MAGREFSDEPVFKLKLLVDKEKNKVVLAEVCKDFVDVLFSFLILPMGTIVRLLQKYQQNQKSSQPATIGCFNNLYKSVADMSTEDFLTEPCRHILLNPINAKERECKRLKVNIDDTPAAKYYRCPNLEASDSCYRAYSNFCSLKCTCGKFMEKEINTKDDDPKEIFVSGRKSFIILDNMEVGFCSIALTLKALRGLGYTDLNKLDEMLVEVGHKEVLALLECLFSSDTPLTDVFLMKRSSCIITRTHNMPNLAVPACGKTKPDEVLSVTVFVRKQDKKVLYAESGQEFVDLLLMFLAVPLESLWKLSGANIKLGCIDTFYKSMKSLSSSEGTSVLTCRSMLPINYSFQAPLLDVCWKDPVVWTVSVNFRSYALKLMYPNYDGSTESTVHGSSGLVRRGTTYMISDDLTISPTNSCSTICILKKLNVGLDEIEEHVINISKTEAIGLLRASLMTSTALTTALGSLLLKKQIDEKL
- the LOC108816836 gene encoding telomere repeat-binding factor 4 isoform X1, translated to MGKEKSKWTEDEEDALLAGVKKHGPGKWKNILRDPDFSTVLSLRSNIDLKDKWRNLSVPAEIQGSKDKVRTPKIKAAAFQLAAAATTPTPSSASSPVAPPPLPRSGGSSDLSIGDSCNMLIDAKNAPRYDGMIFEALSALKDSNGSDVTTIFNFIEQKMYEVPEQFKRVLGSRLRRLAAQGKLEKVSQLKSGTQNFYRMNNNSFLAMRTPVAAKPKEGNGRHRQTGNSQGGLTVSQEKIDLASGTAAYKLYEVDGKLEALSGVVDERERMTELSEQAEIMLLLAEELHERCCRGEIVELN
- the LOC108816836 gene encoding telomere repeat-binding factor 4 isoform X2 → MGKEKSKWTEDEEDALLAGVKKHGPGKWKNILRDPDFSTVLSLRSNIDLKDKWRNLSVPAEIQGSKDKVRTPKIKAAAFQLAAAATTPTPSSASSPVAPPPLPRSGGSSDLSIGDSCNMLIDAKNAPRYDGMIFEALSALKDSNGSDVTTIFNFIEQKMYEVPEQFKRVLGSRLRRLAAQGKLEKTQNFYRMNNNSFLAMRTPVAAKPKEGNGRHRQTGNSQGGLTVSQEKIDLASGTAAYKLYEVDGKLEALSGVVDERERMTELSEQAEIMLLLAEELHERCCRGEIVELN
- the LOC108817000 gene encoding uncharacterized protein LOC108817000 is translated as MAIKAGKVLRTASAASRKILASQPAPPAVSSLAPAGVTSSSPVGAFLGIVDAPRSTTDMLISKYIRLSQNRLTKKGDFTEEKLMTMLSGNVGISETVKLLDGRKTSADFSSPKLTNIPSIAKPKKKK
- the LOC108853551 gene encoding uncharacterized protein LOC108853551: MAEESKQSSVSDDKTSVIGRSSSKEEKQSKVHEKETHGTSEDINEKTRVDYVKGPGVFGRMKEEVEAIVDAVTPRKSSADDK
- the LOC108852259 gene encoding mitochondrial import inner membrane translocase subunit TIM23-1 yields the protein MATNHSPDEESTRLYHPYQNYELLPINAHHLYKLPTSPEYLFTEESLKKRRSWGENLTFYAGTAYLGGSVAGAAAGIISGVKSFEYGDTAKIKISRILNSSGHTGRSVGCRIGAVGLIYAGVESGVVAFADRDDVWTSVAAGLGTGAVFRAARGVRSAAVAGALGGVVAGGVVAGKQVLKRYAHI